A genome region from Mugil cephalus isolate CIBA_MC_2020 chromosome 13, CIBA_Mcephalus_1.1, whole genome shotgun sequence includes the following:
- the golga4 gene encoding golgin subfamily A member 4 isoform X8: MFKKLKQKINEEQSPQRNAQSPQQAQQMGSGDRRSSQTPPFHPDGTLTPGDRESASKGAARSPRGSINGDGSASPHKEEPQSFAQKLQLRVPSVESLIRGGASRAESLFRSPSKESLVRSSSRESLTPLGENDSPGAPSYDPPSDIESEAEEPPGSAESLSKEQLVHRLLRVERSLGKYRGKYSELVTAYRTVHREKEKTQAILSQSQDKALRRIGELREELQMDQQAKKHLQEEFDAALEEKDQMITVLQTQVALLKKRVKGVPDGELAPEGEVPQSAVTEDSTSATQSPSKEHGTESEGTEAEGDSDPTKLMEALQKRVKRQENLLQKCKDVMRTHKERSSQLASENETLQEQLQERLQELEKMKELHTTEKTKLITQLRDAKNLIEQLEQDKGMVIAETKRQMHETLEMKEDEVAQLRSRLQQAIAQKEELQEQKEKAEKSAFEELERALGVAQRAEEARKQLQVQLDEQMQAVEKAHEEERKTLQHELTRVKQEVVTIMKKSTEETVAHMEKLHSDELAAKEDELNERINKAVDQCKEDFAQLAKEREQQASLALEDVELQKTAIRTEADNKVKEIQLELETARTVSLSKNRILELESSVGKVSEDESGLSHELSSQLEELKNKHKEQISALEEKHQEQLEKHKGTLTQQHNAALEELKEKHRVEMETLLKDKELQFQAHVEDMNQKTLEKLEAKQAELEALSAELSELFKSKQVLEEKLVAAEDANSSAQQEHDKRFQDQVSKHDAEIAHIKHEHEKSLGGIEKTLKEECNALKIVLKEKEKEIKQQILKEKTLQEESHSTAQALEVKMKELEELQRSLSQFQLENESVKESNAQLSKMSEDLNQCKRDLTDLEQQLEVAKSDCQQKEKLLQDIQHQLQETKDELSEKEKSFTAELHTKVEEQTRLKKQLDDEKAAYEKKLKNTKTEMEAKLKSQETKMEKFKQKAKDMQENFKKKLQQNDENMKKELAKKEAELQQKEQQVQEKIVEMAQKSSQGHSSAMSELQANHKEELEKLHATHKHEIEKLEQQWQGKLGQQEEELTEKHSSTLQEKVQELEEVSQQLSKSRAEAEQVLCEIKDLKEDLAIRETTVQKLQEELNEAAVKLESLSQAEALLKEQVESAERNLNQALNERNALQDKLNTAEEESREKLKTLTDKLDDTEKQLEALEGSRCKESEDLQSKFEETATQLQAKEAEFQQQLISIMNQMDHYCKEVQSKVECGADELQQRVEHRVKELNDRLLCSQNNVGHLKNIILTKVDRNCTLEESLRQQVEEKKNLCTSLEQMTAQVNAQTEQINALTQERENHSLSVGEQIQKIEELSEANRIISESMKTNKLLIADLESVISDLKKQLASSMQEKEEAINNVNQQYAEERQRAAAQMEETVARLEQERKSALEQADELRNSLSEYENKFTQNDNVITSLQHRLEELEREISEKNETLQRLSASIDNQSISKSEMDQVLSEKEQKVSGLTSELEGCKGRLGELQEQLALKTKECEQLSSDLKQQHSIRENEKKELVEQLQQTQMQCAQNGNLEQEMVEKIRSLEEDNQKCKDQLESQREEFEKIKDDIIRGKEESLKAAEEKVAESSRKVSELKKKAEQKISQIKKQLTLQLEEKEQTVQALQTSLEEIKSNEASGKKHMETLEEKTKMLEEALVKLKEEQEKNLEQILSNERLEREKSLEELKIMYEEKLISHQKDDETESTLHVIEAKLKEAEEQNGNLLAEINRLKEELREKDARLDQHQATITQLQTPVEPEIKVECSSVQQTKSEMENHSPMQEGDEDSLQSLKEKLHQMKNEKEKVHKDFTRLHKDMRQLRKEHEHELEYTKKELLEENEKKLKLELEDLEMKHNSAMKQLLREFNTQMALKERELDTSVKETIEKAQSVEADLISIHHEEVSQLKKVISQKEDDLHRTVQKYEQVLQSREEEMGDRVWQVQKQLEELQASSQGSSEKTTEDLQAQLAEKTTLLSEARLKEQEFVERIHSLEDKIKCFHRTTVVTHLGSTYKDPGFNTSDAFSEPAEMEYLRKVLFEYMMGRETKTMAKVITSMLKFPPDQAQKVLDKEDSKTIPWLR; this comes from the exons ATGTTTAAAAAACTCAAGCAGAAGATAAACGAGGAGCAGTCGCCGCAGAGGAATGCGCAGTCACCACAGCAGGCCCAG CAGATGGGCAGTGGAGACCGGCGCAGCAGCCAGACCCCTCCGTTCCACCCTGATGGCACACTCACTCCCGGCGACAGAGAG AGTGCCTCAAAAGGAGCTGCAAGGTCTCCAAGAGGTAGCATCAATGGGGACGGAAGCGCTTCTCCTCAT AAAGAGGAGCCTCAGTCATTTGCCCAGAAGCTACAGCTGAGAGTTCCCTCGGTGGAGTCATTGATCCGTGGTGGTGCCAGTCGCGCAGAAAGTCTGTTTCGCTCTCCATCTAAAGAAAGCCTGGTCCGAAGCTCATCACGCGAGTCCCTGACACCTCTGGGAGAAAATGACTCGCCAGGTGCCCCGTCGTACGATCCGCCCTCGGATATCGAGAGTGAAGCCGAGGAGCCACCAGGAAGTGCGGAGTCTCTGTCTAAAGAGCAGCTGGTGCACCGGCTCCTCAGAGTGGAGAGGAGTCTTGGGAAGTACAGAGGAAAGTACTCAGAG ctcGTTACTGCATACCGAACAGTACAtcgagagaaagaaaaaacgcaG GCCATCCTCAGTCAGAGTCAAGACAAAGCTCTCCGTCGGATCGGGGAACTGCGGGAG GAGCTTCAGATGGACCAGCAGGCCAAGAAACACCTGCAGGAGGAGTTTGATGCTGCGCTGGAGGAGAAAGATCAGATGATCACCGTTCTTCAAACACAG gTTGCTCTGTTGAAGAAACGTGTTAAGGGGGTCCCTGATGGTGAACTGGCACCTGAAGGCGAGGTCCCACAGTCCGCGGTCACTGAAGACTCTACTTCTGCCACACAGAGTCCTTCTAAGGAGCATGGGACAGAATCTGAAGGCACCGAGG CAGAGGGCGACAGTGATCCTACCAAACTCATGGAGGCTCTGCAGAAGAGAGTGAAGAGGCAGGAAAACCTGCTGCAGAAGTGCAAAGATGTGATGCGTACACACAAGGAGCGGAGCTCTCAGCTCGCCAGTGAGAATGAAACTCTGCAGGAACAGCTGCAGGAGAGATTACAGGAGCTGGAGAAAATGAAG gAACTGCACACGACAGAAAAGACCAAGTTGATCACTCAGCTGCGTGATGCCAAGAACCTCATTGAACAGCTGGAGCAGGACAAG GGCATGGTCATTGCTGAGACTAAGCGGCAGATGCACGAGACACtagaaatgaaagaagatgaGGTCGCGCAGCTTCGCTCCAGGCTTCAGCAGGCTATTGCCCAGAAAGAAGAACTGcaggaacagaaagaaaaggctgAGAAATCAG CTTTTGAAGAACTTGAACGGGCTCTGGGCGTAGCTCAGAGGGCAGAGGAGGCCcgaaaacagctgcaggttcAGCTGGATGAGCAAATGCAAGCAGTTGAAAAGGCCCatgaggaagagaggaagactCTGCAGCATGAACTCACACGAGTCAAACAGGAGGTGGTCACCATCATGAAG AAATCAACAGAGGAGACTGTGGCTCATATGGAAAAACTTCACAGTGACGAGTTGGCCGCTAAAGAAGATGAGTTAAATGAAAGAATCAACAAAGCGGTG GACCAATGCAAAGAGGACTTTGCACAGTTGGCCAAGGAGAGAGAACAACAGGCCTCTCTTGCTCTGGAGGATGTAGAGTTACAGAAGACGGCTATTAGGACGGAGGCTGATAACAAGGTTAAAGAGAtacagctggagctggagactGCAAGAACTGTGAGCCtttctaaaaat AGGATTTTGGAGCTGGAGAGCTCAGTGGGCAAGGTCTCAGAAGATGAATCGGGTCTCTCCCATGAACTTTCCAGTCaactggaggagctgaagaataAACACAAGGAGCAAATCTCTGCATTGGAGGAAAAGCACCAGGAGCAGCTGGAAAAGCACAAGGGCACCTTAACCCAGCAACATAATGCTGCTCTTGAGGAGCTCaaggaaaaacacagagttgAAATGGAAACCCTTCTGAAAGATAAGGAGCTGCAGTTCCAAGCACACGTCGAAGACATGAACCAGAAAACGTTGGAGAAACTGGAGGCGAAGCAGGCGGAATTGGAGGCACTTTCTGCTGAACTTTCAGAGCTATTTAAGAGTAAACAGGttctggaggagaagctggtgGCAGCTGAAGATGCTAATAGCTCAGCCCAACAGGAGCATGACAAAAGGTTTCAAGATCAAGTGTCAAAGCATGATGCAGAGATTGCACATATCAAACATGAGCATGAGAAGTCCCTCGGAGGTATCGAGAAAACGCTAAAGGAGGAATGTAATGCACTGAAAATTGTtctgaaggaaaaggaaaaggaaattaaacaacaaatCCTGAAAGAGAAAACACTACAGGAAGAATCACATTCAACTGCACAAGCCTTAGAAGTCAAGATGAAGGAACTGGAGGAGCTGCAACGCAGTTTATCACAATTCCAGTTAGAAAATGAGAGCGTAAAGGAATCTAATGCACAGTTAAGTAAGATGTCAGAAGATCTTAATCAGTGTAAGAGAGACTTGACTGATTTGGAGCAGCAGTTGGAAGTAGCAAAGAGTGATTGTCAACAAAAAGAGAAGCTGCTTCAAGACATACAGCACCAATTACAAGAGACCAAGGATGAGCTTTCAGAGAAGGAGAAGTCGTTTACTGCAGAACTGCACACTAAGGTCGAAGAACAAACACGCCTCAAGAAACAGCTGGATGATGAAAAAGCTGCCTACGAAAAGAAGCTGAAGAACACTAAAACCGAGATGGAAGCGAAGCTCAAATCGCAGGAGACGAAGATGGAAAAGTTCAAACAGAAGGCCAAAGACATGCAGGAGAACTTCAAGAAGAAGCTTCAGCAGAACGACGAAAACATGAAAAAGGAGCTCGCGAAGAAGGAGGCAGAGCTTCAGCAGAAGGAGCAGCAAGTGCAAGAGAAAATAGTTGAGATGGCCCAAAAAAGCTCCCAGGGCCACAGCAGCGCAATGTCCGAGCTGCAGGCCAACCATAAAGAAGAGCTGGAGAAGCTACACGCCACCCACAAGCATGAGATTGAGAAGCTGGAGCAACAGTGGCAGGGGAAGTTAggacagcaggaggaagaactGACAGAGAAACATTCATCCACGCTACAGGAGAAAGTCCAGGAACTGGAGGAGGTGTCTCAGCAGCTTAgtaaaagcagagcagaggcTGAGCAAGTATTATGTGAAATAAAGGATTTAAAGGAGGACCTGGCCATTCGAGAGACCACCGTGCAGAAGCTGCAAGAGGAGCTTAATGAAGCAGCGGTTAAGCTTGAAAGTTTGTCCCAGGCTGAAGCGTTGCTGAAAGAACAAGTGGAGTCGGCAGAGAGGAACCTTAACCAGGCTCTGAATGAGAGAAACGCCCTCCAAGACAAACTGAacacagcagaggaagagagcagagagaagctAAAGACTCTGACAGACAAGCTGGATGACACAGAGAAACAGCTTGAAGCCCTGGAAGGTTCCAGATGTAAGGAAAGTGAGGACTTGCAGAGTAAGTTTGAGGAAACTGCTACTCAGCTACAAGCCAAGGAAGCGGAGTTCCAGCAGCAATTAATTTCTATCATGAACCAAATGGACCATTACTGTAAGGAAGTTCAATCTAAAGTGGAGTGTGGGGCTGATGAACTCCAACAAAGAGTGGAGCATAGGGTGAAAGAGCTGAATGACAGACTGCTCTGTAGCCAGAACAATGTAGGGCATCTCAAAAACATAATCCTCACTAAAGTAGATAGAAACTGCACTTTAGAGGAGAGTCTTCGccagcaggtggaggagaagaagaatctaTGCACATCATTGGAACAGATGACAGCTCAGGTAAATGCTCAAACGGAGCAAATAAACGCCTTAACACAAGAGAGGGAGAATCATTCCCTGTCCGTCGGTGAGCAAATTCAGAAAATTGAGGAACTGAGTGAAGCAAACAGAATCATATCAGaaagcatgaaaacaaacaagctgcTTATCGCAGACTTGGAAAGCGTCATCAGCGACTTGAAAAAACAGCTTGCGAGTAGCATgcaagagaaggaggaagcCATAAATAATGTTAACCAGCAGTATGCAGAGGAGAGGCAACGGGCTGCTGCGCAAATGGAGGAGACCGTTGCGAGATTAGAGCAGGAGAGAAAATCTGCTTTGGAGCAGGCAGATGAACTCAGGAACAGTTTGTCTGAGTATGAGAACAAGTTCACCCAGAATGACAACGTTATAACGTCTCTCCAGCACCGGCTTGAAGAGCTGGAGCGAGAAATCTCTGAGAAGAACGAAACTCTGCAAAGGTTGTCCGCAAGTATTGACAATCAGTCCATCAGCAAGTCTGAGATGGACCAGGTGTTGAGTGAGAAGGAGCAGAAAGTAAGTGGACTTACCTCGGAGCTCGAGGGTTGCAAAGGCCGACTCGGCGAGCTCCAGGAGCAGTTAGCCTTAAAAACTAAAGAGTGTGAACAGCTCTCATCTGACCTCAAACAGCAACATAGCATCAGGGAGAATGAGAAGAAGGAATTGGtcgagcagctgcagcagaccCAGATGCAGTGCGCTCAAAACGGCAATTTGGAGCAAGAGATGGTAGAAAAGATACGCTCCCTTGAGGAAGACAACCAGAAGTGTAAGGACCAGCTCGAAAGTCAAAGGGAGGAATTTGAAAAGATTAAAGATGATATTATCAGGGGCAAGGAGGAGAGTCTGAAGGCAGCCGAAGAGAAGGTTGCGGAGAGCTCTCGGAAAGTATcggagctgaagaagaaagcCGAGCAGAAAATCAGCCAGATTAAAAAACAGCTGACCttgcagctggaggaaaaagagcAGACGGTCCAGGCTCTTCAGACGAGCCTGGAGGAAATCAAGAGCAATGAAGCATCTGGCAAAAAACACATGGAAACAttagaagagaaaacaaaaatgctcGAGGAAGCTCTTGTCAAACtaaaggaagagcaggagaaaaatCTTGAACAGATTCTGAGCAACGAGAGGCTCGAGAGAGAAAAGTCTTTGGAAGAGCTGAAAATCATGTACGAAGAGAAGTTGATCTCGCATCAGAAAGACGACGAAACGGAATCCACGTTGCACGTGATAGAGGCAAAGCTGAAAGAAGCAGAAGAGCAGAATGGAAACCTTCTTGCGGAAATAAACCGCCTTAAAGAGGAATTACGCGAGAAGGATGCTCGGCTCGATCAACACCAGGCGACTATCACACAGCTCCAAACTCCCGTTGAACCTGAGATAAAGGTGGAGTGTAGCAGCGTCCAGCAAACCAAGAGCGAGATGGAAAACCACTCTCCCATGCAAGAAGGGGATGAGGATTCTCTGCAGTCGCTCAAGGAGAAACTCCATCAGATGAAAAACGAGAAGGAGAAGGTCCACAAGGACTTCACCCGGCTGCACAAAGACATGAGGCAGCTGAGGAAGGAGCACGAACACGAGCTGGAGTACACGAAGAAGGAGTTGTTGGAGGAGAACGAGAAAAAGCTAAA ACTCGAGTTAGAAGATCTGGAAATGAAGCACAACTCCGCTATGAAGCAGCTATTACGGGAGTTCAACACACAGATGGCTTTGAAGGAGAGGGAGCTGGATACATCTGTGAAGGAGACCATTG AGAAAGCCCAGAGTGTCGAAGCAGATCTCATCAGTATCCATCACGAAGAGGTCAGTCAGCTGAAGAAGGTGATTTCTCAGAAGGAGGATGATTTGCACAGAACGGTTCAGAAATATGAACAGGTTTTACAG agtcgagaggaggagatgggagaCAGAGTGTGGCAAGTTCAGAAACAACTTGAGGAGTTACAAGCTTCAAGCCAAGGCTCCTCTGAG AAGACCACAGAGGACCTGCAG GCTCAGCTCGCTGAAAAAACAACTCTGCTGAGCGAGGCCCGGCTGAAGGAGCAGGAGTTTGTGGAGAGG ATTCACTCGCTCGAGGACAAGATTAAATGTTTCCACCGAACCACTGTTGTAACTCATCTCGGGAGCACATACAAAG ATCCTGGATTCAACACGTCAGATGCCTTCTCAGAACCTGCTGAGATGGAGTACCTGAGGAAGGTGCTGTTCGAGTACATGATGGGACGAGAAACAaaa ACAATGGCCAAAGTGATAACGTCCATGCTCAAGTTTCCTCCTGACCAAGCGCAAAAGGTTTTGGACAAAGAAGACTCGAAAACAATA CCTTGGTTACGATGA